The following coding sequences lie in one Rutidosis leptorrhynchoides isolate AG116_Rl617_1_P2 chromosome 4, CSIRO_AGI_Rlap_v1, whole genome shotgun sequence genomic window:
- the LOC139842732 gene encoding uncharacterized protein: protein MDDCSKNKRPFRTLHPTDVESGCQWWIKSCQYFDGTEVDEEVEEHVEDELQDQEHGGGEQSQSQSQSQSQSQSQSQSQSQTNLSTDAKELYNSLVKRMDRQEKELQECRKQINDHEKRISEQEKRLSEQEQHQDEELLGRSFSDNENDKSAQRIRRGMRD, encoded by the exons ATG GATGATTGTTCGAAGAATAAACGACCTTTTCGTACTCTGCATCCCACTGATGTTGAGAGTGGATGTCAATGGTGGATAAAAAGTTGCCAATACTTTGATGGGACGGAAGTTGATGAGGAAGTTGAAGAACATGTTGAAGATGAACTGCAAGATCAGGAACATGGTGGTGGAGAACagtctcaatctcaatctcaatctcaatctcaatctcaatcaCAGTCTCAATCTCAGTCTCAAACAAACTTATCTACTGATGCAAAGGAATTATACAATTCTTTGGTGAAACGGATGGATAGGCAAGAAAAAGAGCTGCAAGAGTGTAGAAAACAAATAAATGATCACGAGAAACGTATATCTGAACAAGAGAAACGATTATCAGAACAAGAGCAACATCAAGATGAGGAGTTACTTGGTCGATCCTTCTCAGACAATGAAAACGACAAATCAGCTCAACGGATTAGACGTGGAATGAGAGATTGA
- the LOC139845307 gene encoding heat shock 70 kDa protein, mitochondrial-like, protein MATAALLRSIPRRDVSSASISAIKSLSGAKTSSVGPHLSKRLGVIARPFSSRSIGNEVKQLNGVKASSVGSNLSQPLGVIARPFSSRPIGNKVKQLSGVTTSSVESNLSQRLGVIARPFSSRPIGTDVIGIDLGTTNSCVSVMEGKSAKVIENAEGARTTPSVVAFNQKGELVVGTPAKRQAVTNPTNTVFGTKRLIGRRFDDSQTQKEMGMVPYKIVKAPNGDAWVEANGQKYSPSQIGAFVLTKMKETAEAYLGKTINKAVITVPAYFNDAQRQATKDAGRIAGLDVQRIINEPTAAALSYGLNNKEGLIAVFDLGGGTFDVSILEISNGVFEVKATNGDTFLGGEDFDNAMLDFLVSEFKKTESIDLTKDRLALQRLREAAEKAKIELSSTTSTDINLPFITADASGAKHLNFNLTRSKFEALVNHLIERTRNPCKNCVKDAGVTTKEVDEVLLVGGMSRVPKVQEVVTEIFGKTPSKGVNPDEAVAMGAAIQGGILRGDVKELLLLDVTPLSLGIETLGGIFTKLIGRNTTIPTKKSQTFSTAADNQTQVGIKVLQGEREMASDNKMLGEFDLMGIPPAPRGMPQIEVTFDIDANGIVTVSAKDKATGKEQQITIRSSGGLSDAEIEKMVKDAELHAQKDTERKALIDAKNNADTTIYSVEKNLNEYKDKLPSEVVSEIEGAVSDLRKAAGGEDVADIQAKIDAANKAQSKIGQHMQGGSGGGSDSGSGGAQGDDQAPEAEYEEVKK, encoded by the exons ATGGCTACCGCCGCGTTGCTCAGATCTATTCCCAGACGAGACGTCTCTTCTGCTTCTATTTCCGCCATTAAATCT TTAAGCGGAGCTAAAACATCAAGTGTTGGACCTCATTTGAGTAAACGATTGGGTGTAATTGCCAGACCCTTCAG TTCGAGATCTATTGGAAATGAAGTTAAACAGTTAAACGGAGTTAAAGCATCAAGTGTTGGATCAAATTTGAGTCAACCATTGGGTGTAATTGCTAGACCCTTCAG TTCGAGACCTATTGGAAATAAAGTTAAACAGTTAAGCGGAGTTACAACATCAAGTGTTGAATCAAATTTGAGTCAACGATTGGGTGTAATTGCCAGACCCTTCAG TTCGAGACCTATTGGAACTGATGTTATTGGTATTGACTTGGGTACAACAAACTCATGTGTTTCAGTCATGGAGGGCAAA TCTGCTAAAGTTATTGAGAATGCTGAAGGAGCACGCACAACACCATCCGTTGTGGCCTTTAACCAAAAAGGAGAGTTGGTTGTTGGCACCCCTGCTAAACGTCAAGCAGTCACAAACCCGACAAACACTGTATTTGGTACAAAACGTTTAATCGGTAGACGATTTGATGATTCCCAGACTCAGAAAGAAATGGGAATGGTTCCATATAAGATCGTGAAGGCACCAAATGGAGATGCTTGGGTTGAGGCAAATGGACAGAAGTATTCCCCAAGTCAGATTGGTGCTTTTGTTCTAACTAAGATGAAGGAAACTGCTGAAGCTTATCTTGGGAAGACCATTAATAAAGCTGTTATTACTGTTCCAGCTTACTTTAATGATGCCCAAAGGCAGGCTACTAAGGATGCGGGTCGAATTGCAGGTTTAGATGTGCAAAGGATCATTAATGAGCCAACTGCTGCTGCACTTTCTTATGGATTAAATAACAAAGAAGGTCTCATTGCTGTTTTTGATCTTGGTGGTGGAACTTTTGATGTTTCCATCTTGGAGATTTCTAATGGTGTTTTTGAG GTGAAAGCTACCAATGGTGATACGTTCCTTGGAGGAGAGGACTTTGATAATGCTATGTTGGATTTCTTGGTTAGTGAGTTTAAGAAAACAGAGTCAATAGACTTGACAAAGGACAGACTTGCCCTACAGAGGCTTAGGGAAGCTGCTGAAAAGGCTAAAATTGAGCTGTCATCAACAACTTCAACAGATATTAACTTGCCATTTATCACAGCTGATGCATCTGGTGCTAAGCATTTAAATTTCAATCTTACAAGGTCAAAGTTTGAGGCTTTAGTAAACCATTTGATTGAGAGGACCAGAAATCCTTGCAAGAACTGTGTTAAGGATGCTGGTGTAACAACCAAGGAGGTGGATGAAGTTCTCCTTGTTGGAGGGATGTCTCGTGTTCCTAAAGTTCAGGAAGTTGTTACTGAAATCTTTGGGAAGACTCCAAGCAAAGGGGTTAATCCTGATGAAGCTGTAGCAATGGGAGCTGCTATTCAGGGCGGTATTCTTCGTGGTGATGTTAAGGAACTGCTTTTACTTGATGTGACTCCTTTATCACTTGGTATTGAGACACTTGGTGGCATCTTTACCAAGTTGATTGGTCGTAACACCACAATTCCAACCAAGAAAAGTCAG ACATTTTCAACAGCCGCTGACAACCAAACGCAAGTGGGCATCAAAGTGTTGCAAGGAGAGCGTGAAATGGCATCTGACAACAAAATGTTAGGCGAGTTTGACCTCATGGGTATCCCGCCTGCTCCAAGAGGCATGCCTCAAATTGAGGTAACATTCGACATCGATGCAAACGGTATCGTTACTGTCTCAGCCAAAGACAAGGCCACCGGAAAAGAACAACAAATTACAATCCGATCCTCAGGAGGTCTTTCAGATGCCGAAATTGAGAAGATGGTTAAAGATGCCGAACTCCATGCTCAAAAGGATACAGAAAGAAAGGCGCTAATCGATGCCAAAAACAACGCTGACACTACTATTTACAGTGTTGAGAAGAATTTGAACGAGTACAAAGATAAGTTGCCTAGTGAAGTTGTGTCTGAAATCGAGGGTGCTGTGTCTGATTTAAGGAAAGCAGCTGGTGGTGAGGATGTTGCTGATATTCAAGCCAAGATTGATGCTGCAAACAAGGCACAGTCTAAGATTGGACAGCACATGCAAGGTGGGTCAGGAGGTGGTTCGGATTCTGGATCTGGCGGAGCACAAGGTGATGACCAGGCTCCAGAGGCAGAATACGAGGAGGTAAAGAAATAG
- the LOC139845308 gene encoding uncharacterized protein encodes MGKGKLSIDNEGDEMDGESSSSTQSHVHIDDVRPFRTRFPGLVRLKAYIFDGLGDYYNKEWDLLEGNGKGKEFCWYHVEIPKGNQKLSKSAQYLIDVLCPPLKLQDILSLISNGPYCGHVDGALVFRVNSPGPPSSKFTFRLAARVTENSVITVSLGRVPRLGFSPTGQSLLSEIPSVESPSAKHNGTREKDGFVIKEHVLDFLLTMNHSEEADNPVPKSVSNLVVHIVDTHVDHLEDVVTKLEIELDSVEVDLDKGGFSLKKQLLDDRKFPKMHLDLQRLLQVITHGEQVFPRVKEKCASKEWFASEDINSLEELIRRLKRLKDNVGFISNRVTAVQAGLDSWQAEQINRKLYYLSFLSIIFLPLSIITGVFGMNVGGVPWTKQSDPALVDGFRNVMLVCLATLGLVLLCFLFPFLHSRIIAWRRQIAVKRSWPLNRRSFLKRIIPDERGEYLRL; translated from the exons ATGGGTAAGGGGAAGTTAAGCATAGATAATGAAGGAGATGAAATGGACGGCGAATCGTCATCATCGACACAATCTCATGTTCACATTGATGATGTTCGTCCATTTCGAACACGTTTTCCAGGTTTAGTTAGGTTAAAAGCTTATATCTTTGATGGATTAGGTGATTACTACAATAAAGAATGGGATTTATTAGAGGGTAATGGTAAAGGTAAAGAATTTTGTTGGTACCATGTCGAAATCCCAAAAGGAAATCAAAAGCTTTCAAAATCAGCTCAATACCTAATCGACGTTCTTTGTCCACCGTTAAAACTGCAAGACATTCTTTCGTTAATTAGCAACGGACCGTATTGTGGGCATGTTGACGGAGCACTCGTGTTTAGGGTTAATTCCCCCGGACCGCCTTCTAGCAAGTTCACTTTTAGGTTAGCTGCTAGAGTTACTGAGAATTCGGTTATTACGGTGTCGTTGGGTCGGGTCCCACGGTTAGGGTTTTCTCCTACGGGCCAGTCTCTTCTTTCTGAGATCCCGAGTGTCGAGAGCCCGAGTGCTAAACATAATGGCACCAGGGAAAAGGATGGGTTTGTGATTAAGGAACATGTTCTTGATTTTTTGTTGACAATGAATCATTCTGAAGAGGCGGATAATCCAGTTCCTAAATCAGTTTCTAATTTGGTTGTTCATATTGTTGATACGCATGTGGATCATCTTGAGGATGTTGTTACTAAACTTGAGATTGAGCTTGACTCTGTAGAAGTTGATTTGGATAAAG GTGGTTTTTCATTGAAGAAACAATTGCTGGATGATAGAAAATTCCCTAAAATGCATCTAGACTTGCAACGCCTCTTGCAG GTGATCACTCATGGTGAACAAGTGTTTCCACGAGTGAAAGAAAAATGTGCGTCAAAGGAATGGTTTGCAAGTGAAGACATAAATTCACTTGAAGAGTTAATCAGAAGACTGAAAAGATTAAAGGATAACGTCGGTTTTATATCAAATCGAGTTACTGCTGTTCAGGCTGGTCTTGATAGTTGGCAGGCCGAGCAAATCAACCGAAAACTCTACTATCTATCATTCCTCTCCATCATATTTCTCCCTCTATCAATCATTACAGGAG TGTTTGGGATGAACGTGGGAGGCGTTCCTTGGACTAAACAAAGCGATCCAGCGCTAGTCGACGGTTTCAGAAACGTTATGTTGGTTTGTCTAGCGACATTAGGTCTCGTGCTTTTATGCTTCTTGTTTCCATTTCTTCATAGCCGAATAATTGCTTGGAGAAGACAAATAGCTGTAAAACGTAGCTGGCCGTTAAATCGTAGATCGTTCCTCAAAAGAATTATTCCAGATGAGAGAGGAGAGTACCTTCGGCTCTGA